Proteins encoded in a region of the Rhizobium sp. CC-YZS058 genome:
- a CDS encoding circularly permuted type 2 ATP-grasp protein, whose translation MMNADNTPRQPYETYNEWYASQDKARLIAKSKEAENIFRKTGITFAVYGHADSSEKLIPFDLIPRIISAREWRRLAQGIEQRVLALNAFLDDIYHKQEIIKAGRIPRALIEKNDTFLPQMVGFRPPGGVYTHIVGTDIVRTGEDQFYVLEDNARTPSGVSYMLENRETMMQMFPELFYQNRVKPVENYPYLLRHSLAAVAPPGCEGKPRVAVLTPGIFNSAYYEHSFLADTMGVELVEGSDLRVIDGKVRMRTTRGYEAIDVLYRRVDDDFLDPLTFRPDSALGIPGIMDVYRSGNITIANAPGTGICDDKAIYSYMPEIVEFYTGRKAMLENVPTWRCSEPQSLQYVLDNIADLVVKEVHGSGGYGMLVGPTASRKERALFCEKLKARPSNYIAQPTLSLSTVPIMVNKGIAPRHVDLRPYVLVSDKVQIIPGGLTRVALKAGSLVVNSSQGGGTKDTWVLED comes from the coding sequence ATGATGAATGCGGACAACACGCCGCGCCAGCCATACGAGACCTACAACGAGTGGTATGCAAGCCAGGACAAGGCCCGCCTGATCGCAAAGTCGAAAGAGGCCGAAAACATCTTCCGCAAGACCGGCATCACCTTCGCGGTCTATGGCCATGCCGACAGTTCGGAAAAGCTCATTCCCTTCGACCTGATCCCGCGCATCATCTCCGCCCGCGAATGGCGGCGGCTGGCCCAGGGGATCGAGCAGCGCGTGCTGGCGCTCAACGCCTTCCTCGACGACATCTACCACAAGCAGGAAATCATCAAGGCCGGGCGCATTCCGCGGGCGCTGATCGAGAAGAACGATACGTTCCTGCCGCAGATGGTCGGCTTCCGCCCGCCGGGTGGCGTCTACACCCATATCGTCGGCACCGACATCGTGCGCACCGGCGAGGACCAGTTCTACGTTCTGGAAGACAATGCCCGCACGCCCTCCGGCGTCTCCTACATGCTGGAGAACCGCGAGACGATGATGCAGATGTTTCCGGAGCTGTTTTACCAGAACCGGGTGAAGCCGGTGGAGAACTACCCCTATCTGCTGCGCCATTCTCTGGCCGCCGTCGCCCCGCCCGGCTGCGAGGGCAAGCCGCGGGTGGCCGTGTTGACCCCGGGCATCTTCAACTCCGCCTATTACGAACACTCCTTCCTTGCCGACACGATGGGCGTGGAGCTGGTGGAGGGCTCGGACCTGCGGGTGATCGACGGCAAGGTGCGCATGCGCACGACGCGCGGCTACGAGGCGATCGACGTGCTCTACCGCCGGGTGGACGACGACTTCCTCGACCCCCTCACCTTCCGCCCCGATTCCGCTCTAGGCATTCCCGGCATCATGGATGTCTATCGCTCCGGCAACATCACCATTGCCAATGCGCCCGGCACCGGCATCTGCGACGACAAGGCGATCTATTCCTACATGCCGGAGATCGTCGAGTTCTACACCGGCCGCAAGGCGATGCTGGAGAACGTGCCGACCTGGCGATGCTCGGAACCGCAGAGCCTGCAATATGTGCTCGACAACATCGCCGATCTCGTCGTCAAGGAGGTGCATGGCTCCGGCGGCTACGGCATGCTGGTCGGCCCCACTGCCTCGCGCAAGGAGCGCGCGCTGTTCTGCGAGAAACTGAAGGCACGGCCGTCCAATTACATCGCCCAGCCGACCCTGTCGCTCTCCACCGTGCCGATCATGGTCAACAAGGGCATCGCGCCGCGGCATGTCGATCTGCGGCCCTATGTGCTCGTTTCCGACAAGGTGCAGATCATACCCGGTGGGCTGACCCGCGTGGCGCTCAAGGCCGGCTCGCTGGTGGTCAATTCCAGCCAGGGCGGCGGCACCAAGGACACCTGGGTTCTGGAGGACTGA
- a CDS encoding DEAD/DEAH box helicase translates to MTTFNDLGLSSQMVSTLTAEGFTTPTPIQAAAIPLVMEGHDLIGLAQTGTGKTAAFGLPMIERMLADGKRADPRNIRALILAPTRELVNQIAANLKTFVRKSPLRVTVVVGGASINKQTQQLERGTEILVATPGRLLDLIARKAVSLTAARYLVLDEADQMLDLGFIHDLRKISKLVPKNRQTLLFSATMPKAIAELAGDYLTNPQRVEVTPAGKAADKIEQYVHFVGGKDGKTQLLKQSLTANPDGRAIVFSRTKHGAEKLMKHLEQVGYSAASIHGNKSQGQRERALKAFRDGEVKVLVATDVAARGIDIPGITHVYNYDLPEVPDAYIHRIGRTARAGRDGVAIAFCAPDEGRLLRDIEKLMGISITVASGEPPATLSRPAPAGRNARGGNRGGERGQPGAQQRSPRPARVPQAAKAAPSPFAGDDLLVEAGEGQQKKQHRKGQGPAAQAAHQAALAKRNRTNNRNRNGGANRGRGGPQGGAPQGQRREGGARREEA, encoded by the coding sequence TTGACCACTTTCAACGACCTCGGCCTGTCCTCCCAGATGGTTTCGACCCTCACCGCCGAAGGCTTCACGACCCCCACGCCGATCCAGGCTGCAGCGATCCCGCTCGTCATGGAAGGCCATGATCTGATCGGCCTCGCACAGACCGGCACCGGCAAGACGGCCGCCTTCGGCCTGCCGATGATCGAGCGCATGCTCGCCGACGGCAAGCGCGCCGATCCGCGCAACATCCGCGCCCTCATCCTGGCGCCGACCCGCGAACTGGTGAACCAGATCGCCGCCAACCTGAAGACCTTCGTCAGGAAGAGCCCGCTGCGCGTCACCGTCGTCGTCGGCGGCGCCTCGATCAACAAGCAGACCCAGCAGCTGGAGCGCGGCACCGAAATCCTCGTCGCTACCCCCGGCCGCCTGCTCGACCTCATTGCCCGCAAGGCCGTGTCGCTGACCGCGGCGCGCTACCTGGTGCTCGATGAAGCCGACCAGATGCTCGACCTCGGCTTCATCCACGACCTTCGCAAGATTTCGAAGCTCGTGCCGAAAAACAGGCAGACGCTGCTGTTCTCGGCCACCATGCCGAAGGCGATCGCCGAGCTTGCCGGCGACTATCTGACCAACCCGCAGCGCGTCGAAGTAACGCCGGCCGGCAAGGCCGCCGACAAGATCGAGCAGTATGTCCATTTCGTCGGCGGCAAGGACGGCAAGACGCAGCTCCTCAAGCAGTCGCTGACCGCCAATCCGGACGGCCGCGCCATCGTCTTCTCGCGCACCAAGCATGGCGCGGAAAAGCTGATGAAGCATCTCGAACAGGTCGGCTACTCGGCCGCCTCCATTCACGGCAACAAGAGCCAGGGCCAGCGTGAGCGCGCCCTGAAGGCGTTCCGCGATGGCGAGGTGAAGGTGCTCGTCGCCACCGACGTTGCCGCGCGTGGCATCGATATTCCGGGCATCACCCATGTCTACAACTACGACCTGCCGGAAGTGCCGGACGCCTATATTCACCGCATCGGCCGCACGGCGCGCGCCGGTCGTGATGGCGTCGCGATCGCCTTCTGCGCACCGGACGAAGGTCGCCTGCTGCGCGATATCGAAAAGCTGATGGGCATCTCGATCACGGTTGCGAGCGGCGAGCCGCCGGCCACCCTGTCGCGCCCTGCACCGGCCGGCCGCAATGCCCGCGGCGGCAATCGTGGCGGCGAGCGTGGCCAGCCCGGCGCTCAACAGCGCAGCCCGCGCCCGGCCCGCGTTCCGCAGGCCGCCAAGGCCGCGCCGAGCCCCTTTGCCGGTGACGATCTTCTCGTCGAGGCCGGCGAAGGCCAGCAGAAGAAGCAGCATCGCAAGGGCCAGGGCCCGGCCGCACAGGCTGCGCACCAGGCCGCTCTCGCCAAGCGCAACCGCACCAACAACCGCAACCGCAACGGCGGCGCCAATCGTGGCCGTGGCGGTCCGCAGGGTGGCGCACCGCAGGGCCAGCGACGCGAAGGCGGAGCCCGCCGCGAAGAGGCCTGA
- a CDS encoding DMT family transporter, with amino-acid sequence MTDRIPSGPLDPQPTPVVVQAIPAVFVLLWSTGWVMAKYADLYADPLTFLVLRYSAASLLFVLFCLASGARWPSSRVIALRAVVSGMFLHGFYLAALFWAIGQGVPAALSGIIAGLQPLMTAAVAPMMVGERLRPAQMLGLCLGFVGIAIAVFPKVLAIDPGATPIHLLPVLVNIAGMASVTYGTLYQKRHLQQSDIRTTAALQYVGALIVTVPLALMLEDLRVEWRFELFAALAWAVLGLSMGAIALLLYLIRRGQVSRAASLIYLVPPLAAFQAWALFDEPITALMMLGTAVAVLGVYLTNRGRA; translated from the coding sequence ATGACAGACCGCATTCCCTCAGGCCCGCTTGATCCGCAGCCGACACCTGTCGTCGTGCAGGCGATTCCCGCGGTCTTCGTGCTCCTGTGGTCGACCGGCTGGGTCATGGCCAAATATGCCGATCTCTACGCCGATCCACTGACCTTCCTCGTCCTGCGCTATAGCGCCGCCAGCCTGCTGTTCGTGCTCTTTTGCCTGGCAAGCGGCGCACGCTGGCCCTCCTCGCGCGTGATCGCGCTGCGCGCCGTCGTTTCCGGGATGTTCCTGCATGGCTTCTATCTCGCCGCGCTCTTCTGGGCGATCGGGCAGGGGGTGCCGGCCGCGCTTTCGGGGATCATTGCCGGGTTGCAGCCCCTGATGACGGCGGCGGTCGCGCCGATGATGGTCGGCGAACGCCTGAGGCCCGCGCAGATGCTGGGCCTCTGTCTCGGCTTCGTCGGCATCGCCATCGCCGTGTTCCCCAAGGTGCTGGCGATCGATCCCGGCGCGACACCGATCCACCTTCTGCCGGTGCTGGTCAATATAGCGGGGATGGCCTCTGTCACCTATGGCACGCTCTACCAGAAGCGCCACCTGCAACAGAGCGACATTCGCACCACGGCGGCCCTGCAATATGTGGGCGCGCTGATCGTCACCGTGCCGCTCGCGCTGATGCTCGAGGACCTGCGGGTGGAATGGCGGTTCGAGCTGTTTGCGGCGCTCGCCTGGGCGGTGCTCGGGCTGTCGATGGGGGCGATCGCGCTGCTGCTCTATCTCATCCGTCGCGGGCAGGTTTCCCGTGCGGCGTCGCTCATCTATCTCGTGCCGCCGCTCGCCGCCTTTCAGGCCTGGGCGCTGTTCGACGAACCCATCACGGCGCTGATGATGCTCGGCACCGCCGTCGCCGTCCTGGGTGTCTATCTCACCAATCGCGGCCGCGCATAA